A region of Acidihalobacter aeolianus DNA encodes the following proteins:
- a CDS encoding TraC family protein, translated as MSGLSMMMRRLRRALDKRADFTSELPTSSLPVAAADALLERYSLLADFLPYKEFDKVRNVAYLDGKSGAAAVFGIAFSPFTIAGSDTESGIEELIKKAPTNSVLTFGQWCSTDFHHVMNSWAAARSNTNDPVLQSIAINRADHFKRCMYDVSLIPSEPLHPRSSRFMFFARIPFEGDHASDEDLKEFERLVQEYQSSAVGVFKSLGTSGVHLMKEDEWTRLLRQMLHPSISAEELDELKTSEMGFPEGVHESDTMIRVSRGAVNFRSGTTEKNVRVVPITVDVYPDELPLARMGQVAGDAFAQTSRISSPFWLYTNIQVPDPDKIKGKVQIAYGMVSKQCMSDSAWFKSMVPQVFERRDETDAFLKQLRDRHEAVRMYTGMNVYVHNDVADSEVEMALKIMRNAGFRASREPHITLPVFLASLPGIYNESIDQPNKGLRRASVVSSYNAACASIVQGDWQGNAPWNNKKAGRIEHCGIPYVSRRGELAFFDLFNSETGYNAFIAARTGSGKSVLGNELIADVLARDGISRVIDVGGSYEKVNKIFGGEVIRFRPDQPLSMNPYWGMDEDESADRVKPGDSEPVDDDDDLIAKAAVKKGTMLAEMLPLLRDITIAMAYPTSIPSDYTRMAVQDCIVSAFRRVGGEMGAKDVYEEMARHEDPRVQDVALQMKPYAVGHLAAWFNGEPEITFKNRFTILELEELNADLDLRGVVLQLVIQYIERDMYRSDRSIHKLCLLDEAWDLFSGSSSSGSSNSTKRFIETAFRRMRKYLASAVVIVQSLKDSAASPAAMAAYENSAWKIIMLQEDIAIKYAQENGLIPDQQYDIDMLKSIRRGSGFSEMGIVSQDGVNVVRFCLDPYSYYVYTSDASDNARLTALENEGLTVDEAVSALAHARITELMGGQS; from the coding sequence ATGAGCGGACTCAGCATGATGATGCGTCGGCTGCGCCGGGCGCTGGATAAAAGAGCGGATTTCACATCAGAACTCCCGACGTCGTCACTGCCTGTGGCTGCCGCGGATGCTTTGCTTGAGCGGTACTCGCTACTCGCTGATTTTCTGCCCTACAAGGAATTCGACAAAGTACGAAATGTCGCCTACCTCGACGGCAAATCAGGTGCAGCTGCTGTATTTGGTATCGCCTTTTCCCCGTTCACCATTGCGGGTAGTGACACAGAGTCTGGTATCGAGGAATTAATAAAAAAGGCTCCAACAAATAGCGTGTTGACGTTTGGCCAGTGGTGTTCAACGGATTTTCATCATGTGATGAATTCGTGGGCTGCTGCGCGTTCGAATACAAACGACCCGGTCCTACAAAGCATTGCAATAAACAGGGCTGATCACTTCAAGCGCTGCATGTATGACGTGTCACTCATCCCATCGGAGCCGCTTCACCCCCGGTCTTCGCGATTTATGTTTTTTGCGAGGATACCCTTTGAAGGGGATCACGCTTCTGACGAGGATCTCAAGGAATTCGAGCGCCTGGTTCAGGAATACCAGTCATCCGCCGTTGGCGTTTTCAAGTCATTGGGCACCAGCGGTGTCCATCTGATGAAAGAAGATGAGTGGACGCGCCTCTTGCGGCAAATGCTGCATCCCTCGATCAGTGCCGAAGAATTGGACGAACTCAAAACGTCTGAAATGGGATTCCCTGAAGGCGTGCACGAGTCTGACACCATGATTCGCGTTTCTCGTGGTGCTGTAAATTTCAGATCAGGTACAACTGAGAAAAATGTTCGCGTTGTACCGATCACGGTCGATGTCTACCCCGATGAATTGCCATTGGCAAGGATGGGGCAAGTTGCTGGCGATGCCTTTGCTCAGACCTCACGGATCAGCAGCCCCTTTTGGCTGTATACCAATATCCAGGTTCCCGATCCGGACAAGATCAAGGGAAAGGTACAGATTGCATACGGCATGGTTTCGAAGCAGTGCATGTCGGATAGCGCGTGGTTCAAGTCTATGGTCCCGCAGGTATTTGAACGACGTGACGAAACTGATGCTTTCTTGAAGCAGCTCAGAGATCGCCATGAAGCGGTGCGCATGTACACCGGCATGAATGTCTACGTGCACAACGATGTCGCTGATAGCGAGGTCGAAATGGCCCTCAAGATTATGCGTAACGCTGGTTTTAGGGCGTCGAGGGAACCACATATCACTTTGCCGGTGTTCCTGGCGTCATTGCCGGGGATCTACAACGAAAGTATCGATCAACCCAACAAGGGTTTGCGTCGAGCATCCGTCGTTTCAAGTTACAACGCCGCATGTGCGTCTATCGTGCAGGGAGACTGGCAAGGTAACGCACCCTGGAACAACAAGAAGGCGGGGCGCATTGAACATTGCGGCATTCCCTATGTATCAAGGCGCGGCGAGCTGGCGTTCTTCGATTTATTTAACTCCGAGACTGGCTACAACGCTTTCATCGCTGCTCGCACCGGCTCAGGTAAATCGGTACTGGGTAATGAGTTAATCGCAGATGTGCTTGCTCGAGACGGTATCTCGCGCGTGATCGACGTGGGTGGTTCGTACGAGAAGGTCAATAAAATATTCGGTGGAGAAGTCATCCGATTCCGACCTGATCAGCCTTTGTCAATGAACCCATATTGGGGGATGGATGAGGATGAGAGTGCCGATCGAGTAAAGCCCGGCGATTCTGAGCCAGTCGATGACGACGATGACCTCATCGCCAAGGCTGCCGTGAAAAAAGGCACGATGCTGGCCGAAATGCTGCCGTTGCTTCGTGATATTACGATCGCAATGGCCTACCCGACTTCCATACCGAGTGATTACACGCGTATGGCAGTCCAAGACTGCATCGTGTCAGCGTTCCGTCGTGTCGGAGGCGAGATGGGTGCTAAAGACGTGTACGAGGAAATGGCTCGGCATGAGGACCCGCGCGTTCAGGATGTTGCGCTTCAAATGAAGCCCTATGCAGTGGGGCACCTGGCCGCATGGTTCAATGGTGAGCCCGAAATTACGTTCAAAAATAGATTCACTATCCTTGAGCTCGAAGAACTCAACGCAGATCTCGACTTGCGTGGCGTCGTGCTCCAGCTCGTAATTCAATATATCGAGCGTGATATGTATAGAAGCGACCGCTCTATACACAAGCTGTGTCTTTTGGACGAAGCGTGGGATCTTTTTTCGGGCAGTTCCTCGTCGGGTTCTAGTAATTCCACAAAGAGATTTATCGAGACAGCATTCCGCCGTATGCGGAAATATCTCGCGAGTGCAGTCGTCATTGTCCAGTCACTTAAAGACAGTGCTGCATCACCAGCCGCGATGGCTGCGTATGAAAACTCGGCATGGAAAATCATCATGCTGCAGGAAGATATCGCGATTAAATACGCCCAAGAGAATGGGCTTATCCCCGATCAGCAATATGATATCGACATGCTCAAATCGATCCGCCGAGGTAGCGGATTTTCAGAAATGGGTATTGTTTCTCAGGATGGCGTCAATGTGGTTCGCTTCTGTCTCGACCCGTACTCATATTACGTGTACACGTCCGATGCCAGTGACAATGCCCGTCTGACAGCCCTTGAAAATGAAGGTTTGACGGTCGATGAGGCGGTGTCTGCTTTAGCTCACGCACGTATTACGGAGTTGATGGGAGGGCAGTCGTGA